From Rutidosis leptorrhynchoides isolate AG116_Rl617_1_P2 chromosome 3, CSIRO_AGI_Rlap_v1, whole genome shotgun sequence, a single genomic window includes:
- the LOC139902825 gene encoding uncharacterized protein: MDDSMDDSWTIRTSETDQKAIDQLYDVYPDLFTIVLHHGGYFRMGSEVVYTEGKTDYIDCFDIEKFCLGQLDSVMQELGYDPTRSVVYRFLKPNTNMDTGLNLLNDNEHRDYLLSCLEDGDVIYRQIDVYAEHEDIKGKRLWSEQINNDNLVVGGVHSDGSLVEGDNSEGSDSEDSDYIVDDENEILDVHVEMKDFNFNIDKNVEFMGNGCNSFEDDEVNIEGTELEVLNNDGFESYDSQSDEEGVRKKRIRNHKKEVEGSVQVGKTFFYLGQKFESKSEVREAVRMHAIETRRKLVIVKNDKRRIRVKCEGLCINSKGGEIVSQSDLSKKTKCDVGPSNLRVKGGVVGKSKDKVTSQIKKAGESCSGKTNKWAKRELHIVCEWVLLVSKEKDSEEWEVRTYRHQHECQPARILKFCTYQFLSNRLVPQIQKNPKIPIKAVRSYLETETELIISEHKAYRAVRKATKMIQGDYKSQYAELRDYVCELKRGNVDTTVKFEVEPGTLKSETRVFKRIYICLGPLKKGFKAIGRDLLGLDGAFMKQPATGCILSAVGVDSNNGIYPVAYAIVEQECGSSWTWFLECLGQDLDLSTNSNFTFISDRQKGLIQAVTNVFPCAEHRHCLRHIHGNMKGDFRGVAYKNHLWRCASVTTVPEFEQAMQQLKEFDNEAFVWLAKIPAHQWARSHFTGRAVSDVLLSNMCECFNRWLVDARDKPIVTALEYIREYCMKRIVNVKKNISKTNGPLTPAATKLFEKIKSEAHQCTVLWGGDQRYQVSGKVNQYVVDMETRSCACRKWELTGIPCKHAIAVFYNMSENGLETGEPETWVHPVYLLDTWIKTYQYTIEPLNGRSLWPKAEGMFTLVSPKTISTPGRPKKKRRLSKNEVDVIGDSGKLSSKGKLKKCGTCGTYGHNKSTCTGEKKRSGNVDNKWTKKTVKVKLSPSKKTMVVGKGKKKK, translated from the exons ATGGATGATTCAATGGATGATTCATGGACTATTCGTACATCAGAAACTGATCAAAAGGCTATCGACCAATTATACG ATGTATACCCTGATTTGTTCACGATTGTGTTACATCATGGTGGATATTTTAGAATGGGTAGTGAAGTTGTGTACACAGAAGGTAAAACTGATTACATTGATTGTTTTGACATTGAAAAGTTTTGTTTAGGACAACTGGATTCAGTCATGCAAGAATTAGGTTATGATCCCACCAGGTCTGTGGTATATCGTTTTCTTAAACCCAATACAAACATGGATACTGGGTTAAATCTTTTAAATGATAATGAACATAGGGACTATTTGCTTAGTTGTCTAGAAGATGGTGATGTGATTTATAGGCAAATTGATGTGTATGCTGAACATGAGGATATTAAAGGGAAGAGGTTATGGTCAGaacaaattaataatgataacttaGTAGTTGGTGGTGTTCACAGTGATGGGAGCTTAGTAGAGGGTGATAACAGTGAAGGTAGTGACTCTGAGGATAGTGATTACATTGTTGATGATGAAAATGAGATTTTGGATGTTCATGTAGAGATGAAAGATTTTAATTTTAACATTGATAAGAATGTAGAGTTTATGGGAAATGGCTGTAACTCATTTGAAGATGATGAGGTCAATATTGAGGGTACAGAATTGGAAGTGTTGAACAATGATGGTTTTGAAAGCTATGATTCTCAAAGTGATGAAGAAGGGGTAAGGAAGAAGAGAATTCGTAATCATAAAAAGGAGGTTGAAGGTAGTGTTCAAGTGGGAAAAACTTTCTTCTATCTTGGACAAAAGTTTGAAAGTAAATCAGAGGTTAGGGAAGCTGTGAGAATGCATGCTATTGAAACTAGGAGAAAGCTAGTTATTGTTAAGAATGACAAAAGAAGAATTAGGGTTAAATGTGAAGGGTTGTGTATAAATTCAAAAGGTGGTGAGATAGTTAGTCAAAGTGATTTGTCAAAGAAGACAAAATGTGATGTGGGGCCCAGTAACTTAAGAGTTAAAGGTGGTGTAGTTGGGAAGAGTAAAGACAAAGTGACTAGTCAAATTAAAAAAGCAGGGGAATCTTGTAGTGGGAAGACTAACAAATGGGCAAAAAGGGAATTACACATTGTTTGTGAGTGGGTGTTGTTGGTATCCAAAGAAAAAGATAGTGAAGAATGGGAGGTTAGAACCTACAGACACCAACATGAATGTCAACCTGCAAGAATACTAAAATTCTGCACTTACCAATTTTTATCAAATCGGTTGGTACCTCAAATTCAAAAGAATCCAAAGATACCAATTAAAGCTGTCAGATCATATTTGGAAACAGAAACTGAATTAATCATCAGTGAGCATAAAGCATATCGTGCTGTGAGAAAGGCAACAAAGATGATTCAAGGGGATTATAAATCTCAGTATGCTGAGCTCAGAGATTATGTTTGTGAATTAAAGAGAGGTAATGTTGATACTACTGTTAAGTTTGAGGTTGAGCCAGGAACCCTAAAGTCTGAAACTAGGGTTTTCAAGAGAATTTACATTTGTTTGGGACCATTGAAGAAGGGTTTTAAAGCAATAGGTAGAGATCTACTTGGGTTGGATGGTGCTTTTATGAAACAACCTGCAACTGGTTGTATTTTGAGTGCTGTAGGGGTTGATTCAAACAATGGCATATATCCTGTAGCATATGCCATTGTTGAACAAGAGTGTGGTTCATCCTGGACTTGGTTCTTAGAGTGCTTGGGTCAAGATCTTGACTTGTCTACcaattctaactttacttttatcaGTGACAGGCAAAAG GGTTTAATACAAGCTGTTACAAATGTGTTTCCTTGTGCTGAGCATAGACATTGCCTTAGACATATTCATGGGAATATGAAAGGGGATTTCAGGGGTGTTGCTTATAAGAATCACTTGTGGAGATGTGCTAGTGTAACAACAGTTCCTGAGTTTGAGCAGGCTATGCAACAATTGAAGGAGTTTGATAATGAAGCTTTTGTTTGGTTAGCTAAAATTCCTGCCCATCAGTGGGCAAGGAGTCATTTTACAGGAAGGGCTGTATCAGATGTGTTGCTCAGTAACATGTGTGAGTGTTTCAACAGATGGTTAGTTGATGCACGTGACAAACCCATAGTTACAGCTTTAGAATACATCCGAGAGTATTGCATGAAGAGAATTGTTAATGTAAAGAAAAACATTTCCAAGACTAATGGCCCTTTAACACCTGCAGCCACCAAATTGTTTGAGAAAATCAAATCTGAGGCTCACCAGTGTACTGTCTTATGGGGTGGAGATCAAAGGTACCAAGTGAGTGGAAAAGTTAATCAATATGTTGTGGATATGGAGACTAGATCATGTGCTTGTAGAAAGTGGGAACTAACAGGGATACCTTGTAAGCATGCAATTGCAGTGTTTTATAACATGAGTGAAAATGGTTTGGAAACTGGTGAACCAGAAACATGGGTTCATCCAGTGTATTTGTTAGATACATGGATCAAAACTTACCAATACACCATTGAGCCATTGAATGGGAGAAGCTTATGGCCAAAGGCAGAAGGCATGTTCACTCTGGTATCACCAAAGACTATTTCCACACCTGGTCGTCCAAAAAAGAAAAGAAGGTTGTCCAAAAATGAAGTTGATGTCATTGGTGATAGTGGTAAACTTAGCTCAAAAG GCAAGCTAAAGAAGTGTGGCACATGTGGTACTTATGGACACAATAAGAGTACTTGTACAGGTGAGAAGAAAAGAAGTGGGAATGTGGATAACAAGTGGACAAAAAAGACAGTGAAAGTTAAGCTATCTCCTTCAAAGAAGACAATGGTAGTTGgaaaagggaagaagaagaagtga
- the LOC139897779 gene encoding small ribosomal subunit protein uS10c-like, which yields MAISSSLAATMFPLCNSSSISSTPKLSAVPFLSSTSKIQFQPTRLSSTTKVFAAPEALEQALEVEDPESSTVIVGSDAEKLAPKQKIRIKLRSYWVPLIEDSCKQIMDAAKTTNAKTMGPVPLPTKKRIYCVLKSPHVHKDARFHFEIRTHQRLIDILHPTAQTIDSLMQLDLPAGVDVEVKL from the exons ATGGCAATTTCATCATCTTTAGCAGCAACAATGTTCCCTTTATGCAATTCATCTTCAATTTCATCAACACCTAAGCTTTCTGCCGTACCATTTCTTTCATCAACTTCCAAGATTCAGTTTCAACCAACTCGGTTATCTTCAACAACCAAAGTTTTTGCAGCTCCTGAAGCTTTAGAACAAGCCCTTGAG GTTGAGGATCCTGAATCTTCTACAGTTATTGTTGGTTCTGATGCTGAAAAG CTGGCACCGAAACAAAAAATAAGGATTAAACTGAGGTCATACTGGGTGCCTCTAATCGAGGATTCATGCAAGCAAATCATGGATGCTGCCAAAACAACTAATGCAAAGACCATGGGTCCCGTTCCATTGCCAACTAAAAAGAGAATTTACTGTGTGCTTAAATCTCCTCACGTTCACAAAGATGCAAGATTTCATTTTGAGATCAGAACCCATCAACGGCTCATTGACATTCTACACCCGACTGCACAAACCATTGACTCTTTGATGCAGCTTGATCTTCCTGCCGGTGTTGATGTTGAGGTTAAGCTTTAG